A single window of Bradyrhizobium daqingense DNA harbors:
- a CDS encoding tetratricopeptide repeat protein: MTRAVVPLLIVLCVLIGLSTHMVVNCGDEDDPDICSAVIGFSPLRGSLIAFAYEGRARIALRRGDFKRAIADFDEAIHLNPNRGSLYRDRALARRQNGELELAVADYDEAIAHDPKRATAYHQRGLALAAMGDLDRAILSYNTAVRLDPADAQARLDRGLAFLARGQTDDARADFEAALTLPLAKDSRAHETARAKLAELASGEPTRLAAPRR; encoded by the coding sequence ATGACCAGAGCCGTCGTGCCATTGCTGATCGTCCTGTGCGTGCTCATCGGGCTGTCCACGCACATGGTCGTCAATTGCGGCGACGAGGACGATCCCGACATCTGCTCGGCCGTGATCGGCTTCTCGCCACTGCGCGGTTCGCTGATCGCCTTCGCCTATGAGGGGCGCGCGCGGATCGCCCTGCGCCGCGGTGACTTCAAACGTGCGATCGCCGATTTCGACGAGGCCATCCATCTCAATCCGAACCGCGGCTCGCTCTATCGCGACCGGGCGCTGGCGCGCCGGCAGAACGGCGAATTGGAGCTTGCGGTTGCGGATTACGACGAGGCGATCGCGCATGATCCCAAGCGCGCCACGGCCTATCACCAGCGCGGGCTCGCGCTCGCCGCCATGGGCGATCTCGACCGCGCCATTCTGAGCTACAACACGGCGGTCCGCCTCGACCCCGCGGATGCGCAGGCCCGCCTCGACCGCGGCCTTGCATTCCTGGCCCGCGGCCAGACCGACGACGCCCGCGCCGATTTCGAAGCCGCGCTGACGCTGCCTCTGGCGAAGGACAGCCGCGCGCATGAGACCGCCCGCGCAAAACTCGCCGAGCTCGCCAGCGGCGAGCCGACCCGGCTCGCCGCGCCGAGAAGGTGA
- the htpX gene encoding zinc metalloprotease HtpX, with protein sequence MNYFRTAMLLAGLTALFMGVGYLIGGASGAMIALVIAAATNLFTYWNSDRMVLSMYGAHQVDRASAPELVGLVAELAGRAALPMPRVFVMDEIQPNAFATGRNPQNAAVAVTTGLMNQLSREELAGVIAHELAHIKNHDTLLMTITATIAGAISMLAQFGMFFGGGNRENNNGLGIVGSILMMILAPLGAMLVQMAISRTREYAADNLGARIAGQPMWLASALVKIEGAAHQVPNYEAERNPATAHMFIINPLSGHGVDNLFATHPSTQNRIAALQQLAAELGGRAAPSVGANENYPPRSPWGRSSSRGPSRGPWG encoded by the coding sequence ATGAACTATTTTCGTACCGCAATGCTGCTCGCAGGTCTCACTGCCCTGTTCATGGGCGTGGGCTATCTGATCGGCGGTGCCTCGGGCGCCATGATCGCGCTCGTCATTGCCGCCGCGACCAACCTCTTCACCTACTGGAACTCCGACCGCATGGTGCTGTCGATGTACGGCGCCCATCAGGTCGACCGTGCCAGCGCGCCCGAGCTGGTCGGCCTCGTCGCCGAGCTTGCCGGCCGCGCAGCCCTGCCGATGCCGCGCGTGTTCGTGATGGACGAGATCCAGCCCAACGCGTTCGCGACCGGCCGCAATCCGCAGAATGCCGCGGTTGCCGTCACCACCGGCCTGATGAACCAGCTCAGCCGCGAGGAGCTCGCCGGCGTGATCGCGCACGAGCTCGCGCACATCAAGAATCACGACACGCTGCTGATGACGATCACCGCGACCATCGCCGGCGCCATCTCGATGCTCGCCCAGTTCGGCATGTTCTTCGGCGGTGGCAATCGCGAGAACAACAATGGTCTTGGCATCGTCGGCTCGATCCTGATGATGATTCTCGCCCCGCTCGGCGCCATGCTGGTGCAGATGGCGATCAGCCGTACCCGCGAATATGCCGCCGACAATCTCGGCGCGCGTATCGCGGGACAGCCGATGTGGCTGGCCTCGGCGCTGGTGAAGATCGAGGGCGCCGCGCATCAGGTGCCGAACTACGAGGCCGAGCGGAATCCCGCGACCGCGCACATGTTCATCATCAATCCGCTGTCGGGCCACGGCGTGGACAATCTGTTCGCGACCCATCCCTCCACCCAGAACCGTATCGCCGCGCTCCAGCAGCTCGCGGCCGAGCTCGGCGGGCGGGCCGCGCCCTCGGTCGGCGCCAACGAGAACTATCCGCCGCGGAGCCCGTGGGGACGCTCGTCGTCGCGTGGACCTTCACGCGGTCCTTGGGGCTGA
- a CDS encoding glycosyltransferase, whose product MTAALAPGLIALGAFMAIVPLLRRDSTMARSFLAIVSVALLLRYLYWRVSSTLPPPRLTVDAAIGYPFMLLEAASLVAVALSLLFLSRTRDRTGAARVDRRAADPRAPMIDVFICTYNEERGILERTIIGATGIDYGHYRVWVLDDGRRPWLRRLSGELGCHYLTRPDNHHAKAGNINHALKHVGTLPERPQFVAILDADFVPRPDFLARTVSLMDDASVGVVQTPQHFINPDPIQTNLAATDVWPDEQRFFFDILMPAKDAWGVAFCCGTSSLIRYSGLMQIGGFPTDSVTEDYLVTLRLKEHGLNTIYLNERLTIGLAPEGLKEYITQRARWCLGLMQIVRGRSGPLSRGSKLSFVDRLSLVDAFMSWSAVYTSKVAGLVVPWLFLLFGIQAVRADLSELLRLFLPFYVWNGLSMAWLSRGRSLAMMTDVSQLIAAPAVLKAVATGLLKPKGHKFKVTAKGGDRDRRFVEWPLLRIYGCALFITLAAIAYAFILHQRGENIAYGGLALAWSFYNAFILTVVCFVCIEQPRKRKAERFNRNEPVLLRQDGRSHLARLADISITGARLIDPDPPALGSTVECQIYGRSIAAIVVRRTTDGFAVRFEEAMDTRVHAIRSFYAGEYVRAYRGVRALPVGKALLMRLFG is encoded by the coding sequence GTGACGGCGGCGCTGGCGCCCGGCCTGATCGCGCTCGGCGCCTTCATGGCGATCGTGCCGCTGCTCAGGCGCGACAGCACGATGGCACGCTCGTTCCTGGCCATCGTGTCGGTGGCCTTGCTGCTGCGTTACCTCTATTGGCGGGTCAGCTCCACGCTTCCGCCGCCGCGCCTGACCGTCGATGCCGCGATCGGCTATCCCTTCATGCTGCTGGAAGCGGCCTCGCTCGTCGCGGTCGCGTTGTCGCTGCTGTTCCTGAGCCGCACGCGTGACCGAACCGGCGCCGCGAGGGTCGACCGCCGCGCCGCCGATCCGCGCGCACCCATGATCGACGTCTTCATCTGCACCTACAACGAGGAACGAGGGATCCTTGAGCGCACGATCATCGGCGCCACCGGCATAGACTACGGCCATTACCGCGTCTGGGTGCTCGACGACGGGCGGCGGCCCTGGCTGCGGCGGCTGTCCGGCGAGCTTGGCTGCCACTATCTGACGCGGCCCGACAACCACCACGCCAAGGCCGGCAACATCAATCACGCACTCAAGCACGTCGGGACGCTGCCGGAGCGGCCGCAATTCGTCGCCATCCTCGATGCGGACTTCGTGCCGCGGCCCGATTTCCTTGCGCGCACCGTCTCGCTCATGGACGATGCGTCGGTCGGCGTGGTGCAGACACCGCAGCACTTCATCAATCCCGACCCGATCCAAACCAACCTCGCCGCGACCGACGTCTGGCCCGACGAGCAGCGCTTCTTCTTCGACATCCTGATGCCGGCCAAGGACGCCTGGGGCGTCGCGTTCTGCTGCGGCACCTCCTCCCTCATCCGCTATTCCGGGCTGATGCAGATCGGCGGCTTTCCGACCGATTCGGTGACGGAAGACTATCTCGTCACGCTGCGCCTCAAGGAGCACGGCCTCAACACCATCTATCTCAACGAGCGCCTGACGATCGGGCTCGCGCCGGAAGGGCTGAAGGAATACATCACCCAGCGCGCCCGCTGGTGCCTCGGCTTGATGCAGATCGTGCGCGGCCGCAGCGGACCACTCTCGCGGGGCTCGAAGCTGTCCTTCGTCGACCGGCTTTCGCTGGTCGATGCTTTCATGAGCTGGTCGGCGGTCTACACCTCGAAAGTGGCGGGCCTCGTGGTGCCCTGGCTGTTCCTGCTGTTCGGCATCCAGGCGGTGCGGGCCGATCTCAGCGAGCTATTGCGCCTCTTTCTGCCGTTCTATGTCTGGAACGGCCTCAGCATGGCCTGGCTGTCGCGCGGCCGCTCGCTCGCGATGATGACGGATGTTTCCCAGCTGATCGCCGCGCCCGCCGTGCTCAAAGCGGTGGCGACCGGCCTGCTGAAACCGAAGGGACACAAGTTCAAGGTCACTGCGAAAGGTGGCGATCGCGACCGGCGATTTGTCGAATGGCCGCTGCTGCGGATCTATGGCTGTGCACTTTTCATCACGCTCGCGGCCATCGCCTATGCCTTCATCTTGCACCAGCGCGGCGAGAACATCGCCTATGGCGGACTGGCGCTGGCCTGGAGCTTCTACAACGCGTTCATCCTCACCGTGGTCTGCTTCGTCTGCATCGAGCAACCGCGCAAGCGCAAGGCGGAGCGCTTCAATCGCAACGAGCCGGTGCTGCTGCGCCAGGACGGCAGATCGCATCTCGCGCGGCTCGCCGACATCTCGATCACCGGTGCGCGGCTGATCGACCCTGATCCGCCGGCACTTGGGAGCACCGTCGAGTGCCAGATCTACGGCCGCTCGATCGCGGCCATCGTGGTGCGACGGACCACTGATGGATTCGCCGTGCGCTTCGAGGAGGCCATGGACACGCGCGTCCATGCGATCCGATCGTTCTATGCCGGCGAGTATGTCCGCGCCTATCGGGGCGTCAGGGCGCTCCCGGTCGGCAAGGCGCTACTGATGCGGCTGTTCGGCTAG
- a CDS encoding HlyD family secretion protein: MVDRSSAASVAPSSAPSPHDAKTDAKGLQDSLHEHLFANDEAGHAKTQSEQEPGRRWPHLRRGAKVAIGLAIVAVFGWLPLRAIWENSSVEAVLNSRLVTLRTPIGGRVAAAQRVTDQARLEAGTVVLRVFNSRGDRTRLDDLRRQKSRLENERPSLAAKLASAQAAQKDLARQAAQFRDGRVLQLEARIAEIQTSIEAAAARRDEASAAVERASSLAKSGNVSTVELARLTRELSVSQQTELGARKRLDAAKVELAAARNGSFLGDSYNDRPSSVQREEEMRQRAGDLEADLARTDTEIAWLANEIIVEEVRFADLTEANITTPVAGRVWEMMTSPGEDVQAGQPLLKVLDCSGAVITANVTESVYNRLQLGDRATFEPNDGGEPISGTVVNLTGAAGAPANLAINPDALSKEPYRVTVASRDAAARACTVGRTGRVVFARHETAP, translated from the coding sequence ATGGTAGACCGCTCGAGCGCCGCTTCCGTCGCCCCCTCGTCCGCTCCCTCCCCTCACGACGCCAAAACTGATGCGAAGGGTTTGCAGGACTCCCTGCACGAGCACCTCTTCGCCAATGACGAGGCCGGCCATGCCAAGACGCAGAGCGAGCAAGAACCGGGGCGCCGCTGGCCGCATCTGCGGCGCGGCGCCAAGGTCGCGATCGGGCTCGCCATCGTCGCCGTGTTCGGCTGGCTGCCACTGCGCGCGATCTGGGAAAATTCGAGCGTCGAGGCCGTGCTGAATTCCCGCCTCGTCACCTTGCGCACGCCGATCGGTGGTCGCGTCGCGGCCGCCCAGCGCGTCACCGACCAGGCCAGGCTCGAGGCCGGCACCGTCGTTCTGCGCGTCTTCAACTCGCGCGGCGATCGCACCCGGCTCGACGATCTCCGGCGGCAGAAATCGCGCCTGGAGAACGAGCGGCCGAGCCTTGCGGCGAAGCTCGCTTCGGCCCAGGCCGCGCAAAAGGACCTGGCGCGGCAGGCCGCGCAATTCCGCGACGGACGCGTGCTGCAGCTCGAAGCCCGCATCGCCGAGATCCAGACCTCGATCGAAGCGGCGGCAGCGCGGCGGGACGAGGCCAGTGCCGCGGTCGAACGCGCCTCATCGCTAGCGAAATCCGGCAATGTCTCGACCGTGGAGTTGGCGCGGCTGACGCGCGAGCTCTCGGTCTCACAGCAGACGGAGCTCGGTGCGCGCAAGCGGCTCGACGCTGCCAAGGTCGAGCTGGCCGCGGCCCGGAACGGATCCTTCCTCGGCGACAGCTACAACGACCGGCCAAGCTCGGTGCAGCGCGAGGAGGAGATGCGCCAGCGCGCCGGCGACCTCGAGGCCGATCTCGCCCGCACCGACACGGAGATTGCCTGGCTCGCCAACGAGATTATCGTCGAGGAGGTCCGCTTCGCGGATCTCACCGAAGCCAACATTACGACACCCGTCGCAGGCCGCGTCTGGGAGATGATGACCTCGCCCGGCGAGGACGTGCAGGCCGGCCAGCCCCTGCTCAAGGTGCTCGATTGCAGCGGCGCCGTCATCACCGCCAACGTCACCGAGAGCGTCTACAATCGCCTGCAGCTCGGCGATCGCGCGACTTTCGAGCCGAACGACGGCGGCGAGCCGATCTCCGGCACCGTGGTCAACCTGACCGGCGCCGCAGGCGCGCCGGCCAATCTCGCCATCAACCCGGACGCGCTCAGCAAGGAGCCTTATCGCGTGACCGTGGCCTCGCGCGATGCCGCGGCGCGCGCCTGCACGGTCGGACGCACCGGCCGCGTCGTGTTTGCGCGGCACGAGACCGCACCGTGA